Proteins found in one Misgurnus anguillicaudatus chromosome 3, ASM2758022v2, whole genome shotgun sequence genomic segment:
- the cxxc4 gene encoding CXXC-type zinc finger protein 4 has translation MSNINNSLCIESGQGTDVSLLQKDNLQDGGLSQLFDYNAEMERYRSFANFYKTNGAFPQTAKIARITTPIFPSARIGVSPWNCDNGMLWGRKSASINPNRTSMHRNDSPRPGKPGVPPETLQMANNNFLSSLSPEHCRPLAGECMNKLKCGAAEAEIMNLPERVGTFSAIPALGGISLPPGVIVMTALHSPTASAAVTDSAFQIANLADCPQNNSSASSGNPAKKKRKRCGVCAPCRRLINCGVCSSCRNRKTGHQICKFRKCEELKKKPGSSLERTPVNNGEAFRWFF, from the coding sequence ATGTCTAATATTAACAATTCACTTTGCATCGAGAGCGGACAAGGCACAGACGTGTCACTCTTGCAAAAGGATAATCTTCAGGATGGTGGATTAAGCCAGCTGTTTGATTACAATGCGGAAATGGAAAGGTACAGGTCTTTTGCGAACTTTTATAAAACCAATGGGGCATTTCCACAGACTGCTAAGATTGCCCGCATAACGACACCAATTTTTCCCAGCGCTAGAATTGGCGTGTCCCCTTGGAACTGTGATAACGGCATGCTCTGGGGAAGGAAATCAGCGTCAATAAACCCTAATAGGACCAGCATGCATAGAAACGACTCCCCAAGGCCGGGGAAACCTGGCGTGCCGCCAGAGACGCTGCAAATGGCAAATAATAATTTCCTCTCTAGCTTATCCCCTGAACACTGCAGACCTTTAGCAGGAGAATGCATGAACAAGCTGAAATGTGGTGCTGCCGAGGCAGAGATAATGAATCTCCCGGAACGCGTTGGAACTTTTTCCGCTATTCCGGCTTTAGGGGGCATCTCATTACCTCCCGGGGTCATCGTCATGACAGCCCTTCACTCCCCCACAGCCTCGGCAGCCGTTACAGACAGTGCGTTTCAAATTGCCAATCTGGCAGACTGCCCACAGAATAATTCCTCTGCATCCAGCGGAAACCCAGCGAAAAAGAAAAGGAAAAGGTGTGGGGTCTGTGCACCCTGCAGGAGACTAATCAACTGTGGAGTGTGCAGCAGTTGTCGGAACCGTAAGACGGGTCACCAGATCTGCAAGTTTCGGAAATGCGAGGAGCTGAAAAAGAAGCCTGGCTCATCACTAGAG